A section of the Gloeocapsa sp. DLM2.Bin57 genome encodes:
- a CDS encoding CPBP family intramembrane metalloprotease: MKKIAFYPAPARLTLFLVTLLVLWLPLAAPLYWLLGKDPNLVSILTMGLLYLIFLGLIQQWGKRVYNHPNLLKRYGLVNTRQNAQNFCQGFTLGFVVCLGIFVIQGVLGWLNWQPGKDNLAIITLEGILIGIAIGFAEELLFRGWLLDELERDYTPIKAMWLNGLIFGLLHFLKPLGEIIRTLPQLPALIALGLILVQTKRLQQQRLGMAIGIHGGLVSSYYLLNVGKLISYTEVVPDWVTGIDGNPLAGLMGWCGLAVLACLVIRF, from the coding sequence ATCAAAAAAATAGCTTTTTACCCAGCACCAGCTAGGTTAACCCTATTCCTAGTAACTTTGTTGGTGCTGTGGTTACCCTTAGCTGCTCCCCTATACTGGTTATTAGGTAAAGATCCCAATCTAGTTAGTATCCTAACTATGGGATTACTATACCTAATATTTTTGGGGTTGATCCAACAGTGGGGAAAACGAGTTTATAATCATCCTAACCTATTAAAACGTTATGGACTAGTTAATACTCGTCAAAACGCGCAAAACTTTTGTCAAGGATTTACTCTCGGTTTTGTGGTTTGTTTAGGTATCTTTGTTATTCAGGGAGTCTTAGGGTGGCTAAATTGGCAACCTGGTAAGGATAATTTAGCCATAATCACTCTAGAAGGTATCTTAATTGGTATTGCTATTGGTTTTGCCGAAGAATTATTATTTAGGGGTTGGTTACTAGACGAGTTGGAGAGAGACTATACCCCAATTAAGGCGATGTGGTTAAATGGGCTAATCTTTGGGTTGTTACATTTTCTCAAACCCCTTGGGGAGATTATCAGAACTTTACCACAATTACCCGCACTAATAGCCCTAGGTTTAATTTTAGTCCAAACTAAGAGATTGCAACAACAACGTCTCGGAATGGCGATCGGGATACATGGTGGTTTAGTCTCTAGTTATTATCTTCTCAATGTAGGTAAATTAATTAGTTATACTGAAGTTGTTCCCGATTGGGTTACAGGTATTGATGGTAACCCCTTAGCGGGGTTAATGGGGTGGTGTGGATTAGCTGTTTTAGCTTGCTTAGTTATTAGGTTTTAG
- the clpS gene encoding ATP-dependent Clp protease adapter ClpS — MSLDTIEKRSTSTIKKHAPRYRVLLHNDDFNSMEYVVQTLMQTVAGMTQPQAVNIMMEAHTNGTALVITCELEHAEFYSETLINHGLTSSIEPAE, encoded by the coding sequence ATGTCATTAGATACTATTGAGAAGCGTTCAACCTCAACCATCAAAAAACACGCTCCCCGTTATCGCGTTTTACTCCACAACGACGACTTTAACAGTATGGAGTACGTTGTGCAAACTCTGATGCAGACTGTCGCAGGTATGACTCAACCTCAAGCTGTCAATATCATGATGGAAGCTCACACCAACGGTACTGCATTAGTAATCACCTGTGAACTAGAACACGCTGAGTTTTACTCAGAAACTTTAATTAATCATGGTTTGACTAGTAGTATCGAACCTGCAGAATAA
- a CDS encoding alpha/beta fold hydrolase: protein MQTAVLNQSGNYWQWLGHSIYYVQAGEHKDGKPPLLLVHGFGASTDHWRHNIEELQKDFQVWAIDLLGFGRSAKPAIAYSANLWRDQLYNFISEVIKQPVVLAGNSLGGYTSLCVAAQHHDAVKGLILINTAGPFSETQAVSKSSPIKAWFGQLTRSILLQPWGSYLLFQYLRQPNMIRKTLKKVYWNQEAVTEELVQAIYRPSCDRGAAEVFAAVFKNPQGEKNDVLLQQMNSPLLMLWGEKDPWMDSRSRGAKFRQYYPDLTEYYLEAGHCPHDEIHQEINQIMRSWVISLG, encoded by the coding sequence ATGCAAACTGCTGTTTTAAATCAGTCGGGTAATTATTGGCAATGGCTTGGACACTCTATCTATTATGTGCAAGCAGGTGAACATAAAGACGGAAAACCTCCTCTGTTACTGGTTCATGGTTTTGGAGCTTCTACAGACCATTGGCGTCATAATATAGAAGAGTTACAAAAAGATTTTCAAGTTTGGGCAATTGATTTGTTGGGTTTTGGGAGATCGGCTAAACCGGCGATCGCCTATAGTGCTAATTTATGGCGAGATCAACTCTATAACTTTATCAGCGAAGTAATTAAACAACCCGTAGTTTTAGCTGGTAATTCCCTAGGAGGTTATACCTCTCTCTGTGTCGCCGCGCAGCATCATGACGCAGTCAAAGGTTTAATCTTGATTAATACCGCCGGACCATTTAGCGAAACTCAAGCAGTAAGTAAGTCTAGCCCTATTAAAGCATGGTTTGGTCAACTAACTCGGTCTATTTTGTTACAACCTTGGGGAAGTTATTTACTCTTTCAATACCTCAGACAACCTAATATGATTCGTAAGACTCTGAAAAAGGTTTATTGGAATCAAGAAGCGGTTACCGAAGAATTGGTACAAGCTATTTATCGTCCTTCTTGCGATCGCGGTGCAGCTGAGGTATTCGCTGCTGTGTTCAAAAATCCTCAAGGAGAAAAAAACGACGTACTTTTACAACAAATGAACAGCCCCCTGTTAATGTTATGGGGAGAAAAAGACCCTTGGATGGACTCTCGCAGTCGTGGTGCGAAATTCCGCCAATATTACCCTGATTTAACGGAATATTACCTAGAAGCTGGTCATTGTCCCCACGATGAAATACATCAAGAGATTAACCAAATTATGCGTTCTTGGGTCATTTCCCTAGGCTAA
- a CDS encoding DUF2993 domain-containing protein, with product MFGGIGSNHQKGADWGENLLNTVATNTIRHLFTRSEAVNVQVCCQPSSKLLQGSIDSFKMSGSGLVIRRDFRTEEMSFETDAVSLDFSSVLQGKIALKQPTQAIALVKLSETDINKAFEAQLVRKRLENLSIPALDNLSEGKPISFTDVQLELLPENQLKVFAKANLPQGLIPLSFSCTLAILKRRRLQFNNVRFEPVGIEPELQSISETLTYSLGEVLNEMVDLDRFDLDGVKMRLNRLETEGKYLLFSGYAEIEYFPRIG from the coding sequence ATGTTTGGTGGCATTGGTTCTAATCATCAAAAAGGTGCAGATTGGGGAGAAAACCTCCTCAATACGGTTGCTACAAATACCATTCGCCACCTGTTTACTCGAAGTGAAGCAGTAAATGTTCAGGTGTGCTGTCAACCCTCTAGCAAATTACTACAGGGAAGTATTGACAGCTTTAAAATGAGTGGTAGCGGTTTAGTCATTAGACGGGATTTTCGTACCGAAGAAATGTCTTTTGAGACTGACGCGGTATCTCTTGACTTTAGTTCGGTACTCCAGGGTAAAATTGCTCTGAAACAACCTACTCAAGCGATCGCCTTGGTGAAGTTGTCCGAAACAGATATTAATAAAGCTTTCGAAGCGCAATTAGTCAGAAAAAGACTAGAAAATCTGTCTATACCCGCTTTAGATAATCTCTCAGAGGGTAAACCCATTTCTTTTACGGATGTTCAATTAGAGTTATTACCCGAAAATCAACTCAAAGTTTTTGCTAAAGCTAATTTACCCCAAGGATTAATTCCTCTTAGTTTCAGTTGTACTCTAGCTATCCTGAAACGACGACGTCTCCAGTTTAATAATGTTCGCTTTGAACCCGTTGGGATTGAACCTGAGTTACAATCAATCTCAGAAACTCTTACCTATAGTCTTGGTGAAGTTTTAAACGAAATGGTAGATTTAGACCGTTTTGACCTAGACGGTGTCAAAATGCGTCTTAATCGTCTGGAAACCGAAGGAAAATATCTGTTATTTAGTGGTTACGCTGAAATAGAATATTTCCCCCGTATTGGCTAA
- a CDS encoding phosphoketolase: MTVASTIPAFCQGIQYFGEAGAEYQKYGKEAAIKLTEVKIASPQEQQAVFQTLLAADALRYLTLQITASKASGHPGGFASITEAIASLIMLGHKNILTEVGHHAPGFYSTMFLDRSLEKMGITTVSQLRERFREMHGLLGHLSGQIPGLLNPAGPLGQGQHFAMAGAKLHPEILFPVTIGDGGLGEPYIMSSFGHFHTAYPQVTNFLPILVWNGYSQEHHSMVSTKTNAEMIEYWRGNGFEEIILVNAKDYDDTQQPGEYVDSTEFSFSARLQFTQAVLEATAKAAESALSGKLTVLIVKQLKGAGVHARGAKSHNLYPHHTLDNAEIVAALKERALPVEAWQLVRTNFERSGGGPAASHVVTEAELPLPELGELPLVEFPIAAEKKVATTAMGELVAHVGKQDPNFVVTNADGNAASGINNINVALKIVHPTVDEDYFQGPQGQVYEPLSEDACAGLAAALALFGSRSLWCSYESFAINGLPIWQTVTQAMTELRRTTPATVTLFTAGALEQGRNGWTHQRPEIENYFAAMMRNGNVFPLFPCDANSIQVCYQWALTQKNKGITITASKSPLPILSTFAQTEQALEEGGFILQETEGKQKVVFAVIGDMTLTPVLAAAELLQNQGIGVRILSVISPRRFYRPSDVDWEHSTQGDGQFLDDAAFTNLCGGDALIGVTGGSSAMLEPIMLRSQAPRDVFAWKRGETTASAGQLMAYNGLTAENLAKRALELL; the protein is encoded by the coding sequence ATGACTGTAGCTAGCACAATTCCCGCTTTTTGTCAAGGAATACAATATTTCGGTGAAGCAGGAGCAGAATACCAGAAATACGGCAAAGAAGCGGCGATCAAATTAACAGAGGTGAAAATTGCCTCGCCACAGGAGCAACAAGCTGTCTTTCAAACTTTACTAGCTGCCGATGCACTACGCTATTTAACACTGCAAATAACCGCGAGTAAAGCATCAGGACACCCTGGGGGATTTGCTAGCATCACAGAGGCGATCGCCTCTTTAATTATGTTAGGGCATAAAAATATCCTTACAGAAGTAGGACATCACGCCCCTGGTTTTTATAGTACAATGTTTTTAGATCGTTCTTTGGAGAAAATGGGTATTACAACCGTTAGCCAACTCAGAGAACGTTTTCGGGAAATGCACGGTTTACTAGGACATCTTTCCGGACAGATTCCTGGTTTACTCAACCCAGCAGGACCATTAGGACAAGGGCAACATTTCGCTATGGCAGGAGCTAAACTACATCCTGAAATACTATTCCCTGTAACCATTGGGGATGGAGGACTAGGAGAACCATACATTATGAGTAGTTTTGGTCACTTTCATACCGCCTATCCCCAAGTAACTAATTTCTTACCGATTTTAGTCTGGAATGGTTATAGTCAAGAACATCATAGCATGGTTTCCACTAAAACCAACGCCGAAATGATCGAGTATTGGCGTGGTAATGGTTTTGAAGAGATTATCTTAGTTAACGCTAAAGACTATGACGATACTCAACAACCAGGAGAGTATGTAGATAGTACAGAATTTTCTTTCTCAGCTCGTTTACAATTTACCCAAGCAGTCTTAGAAGCCACTGCTAAAGCAGCAGAATCAGCTTTAAGTGGAAAACTAACAGTACTCATTGTCAAACAACTCAAAGGCGCAGGAGTCCACGCTCGTGGCGCTAAATCCCATAATCTCTACCCTCATCATACCCTAGACAACGCTGAGATTGTGGCAGCCTTAAAAGAGCGAGCTTTACCCGTAGAAGCTTGGCAATTAGTGAGAACTAACTTTGAACGTTCAGGGGGAGGACCTGCAGCGAGTCATGTAGTTACTGAAGCAGAATTACCCTTACCAGAATTAGGAGAACTACCCTTAGTAGAATTCCCCATCGCAGCAGAAAAGAAAGTAGCTACCACCGCTATGGGAGAATTAGTGGCTCACGTTGGTAAACAAGACCCCAACTTTGTTGTCACTAACGCAGATGGTAACGCAGCTTCAGGGATTAACAATATCAATGTCGCCCTTAAAATCGTCCATCCCACGGTAGATGAAGATTATTTTCAAGGTCCTCAAGGTCAAGTGTATGAGCCTCTCAGCGAGGATGCTTGTGCAGGATTAGCAGCAGCTTTAGCTTTATTTGGCTCTCGTAGCTTATGGTGTTCCTATGAATCTTTTGCCATTAATGGGCTACCTATTTGGCAAACCGTCACTCAAGCTATGACTGAATTAAGAAGAACTACGCCAGCCACGGTTACTCTGTTTACAGCAGGAGCTTTAGAACAAGGTCGCAACGGTTGGACTCATCAACGTCCTGAGATTGAGAACTATTTTGCAGCGATGATGCGCAATGGCAATGTCTTCCCCTTATTTCCTTGTGATGCTAATAGTATTCAAGTTTGCTATCAATGGGCTTTAACTCAGAAAAATAAAGGTATTACCATCACCGCTAGTAAATCTCCTCTACCCATATTATCTACTTTTGCTCAAACCGAACAAGCTTTAGAAGAAGGTGGTTTTATTCTGCAAGAAACCGAAGGTAAACAAAAAGTTGTATTTGCGGTCATCGGGGATATGACTTTGACTCCTGTATTAGCAGCAGCAGAGCTTCTGCAAAATCAGGGTATTGGTGTACGTATCCTCTCGGTGATTAGTCCTCGTCGTTTTTATCGTCCTAGTGATGTAGATTGGGAACATAGTACTCAAGGTGATGGTCAGTTTTTAGACGATGCAGCCTTTACTAACTTATGCGGTGGAGACGCTCTGATTGGGGTTACAGGTGGTAGTAGCGCGATGCTAGAACCAATTATGCTGCGTAGTCAAGCACCTCGTGATGTTTTCGCCTGGAAACGTGGTGAGACAACCGCTAGCGCTGGTCAATTGATGGCTTATAATGGTTTAACCGCAGAAAATTTAGCTAAACGAGCTTTAGAATTGCTTTAA
- a CDS encoding leucyl/phenylalanyl-tRNA--protein transferase translates to MDISTIIQNYSCGYFLMADDDDRLGWYSTNRRTVMPLDSRFTYPKSLRRAINQQRFQVRINQDFLAVCEGCANRESTWISPELIKIYYQLYQAGWAYSFETWEQDQLAGGVLGIAIRGVFIGESMFYQIPEGSKVALVKLVEYLRQRGYLLFDVQMQNPHLERFGSYLIGDRQYQSLLQQALKINCNFVD, encoded by the coding sequence ATGGATATAAGTACTATTATTCAAAATTATAGTTGCGGTTATTTTTTAATGGCTGATGATGATGACAGATTAGGCTGGTATTCTACTAATCGACGTACTGTAATGCCTCTTGATTCTCGGTTTACTTATCCTAAATCTCTACGTCGCGCTATCAATCAACAACGGTTTCAAGTCAGGATTAATCAAGATTTTTTAGCTGTTTGTGAAGGTTGTGCTAATCGAGAAAGTACCTGGATTTCTCCAGAATTAATCAAGATTTATTACCAATTATATCAAGCAGGATGGGCTTATAGTTTTGAAACCTGGGAACAAGATCAATTAGCAGGTGGAGTTTTAGGTATTGCGATTCGGGGTGTTTTTATCGGTGAATCAATGTTTTATCAAATACCAGAAGGATCTAAGGTAGCTTTAGTAAAATTGGTAGAATATTTGCGCCAACGCGGTTATCTTCTCTTTGATGTACAAATGCAAAACCCCCATCTCGAAAGGTTTGGCAGTTATCTGATCGGCGATCGCCAATATCAGTCTTTACTACAACAAGCCCTAAAGATTAATTGTAATTTTGTTGACTAG
- a CDS encoding LysM peptidoglycan-binding domain-containing protein yields MRDNRRIEPQSQKQVSENQTGSRNSKAMVCLALSMGATTALLPEQVVANSLANPVQAQGFNLDKQLKSSPVNPRHTSNQALNLIKKDKQTTTSLTTVKVNKPPKTIDLNSNLPEETVHIVKFGDTINEIAASYRVSPQELASINQISNPELIEVNQRLVIPKAPKPTAEVATPPTQDPHLTRLRAEVIRLRQEHQRPENTPVQLVSVTKTETKTAEPISPILAKFREDVVRLRKQYESEQPEQPSIIASVQPSDVGTTETEIVARQPNIPELPPLLAPEEYLPETPPNLEVFDGYIWPAKGVFTSGFGWRWGRMHQGIDIAGPIGTPIHAAASGEVIYAGWHAYGYGNLVKIRHYNGSVTLYAHNNRLLVRRGQTVEQGQQIAEMGSTGYSTGPHLHFEIHPYQQGPVNPLAHLPSR; encoded by the coding sequence ATGAGAGATAATCGTAGAATAGAGCCACAATCGCAGAAACAAGTATCAGAAAATCAAACTGGATCGCGTAATTCAAAGGCTATGGTTTGTTTAGCTCTTTCCATGGGAGCAACTACAGCGTTATTACCTGAGCAAGTAGTAGCCAACTCTTTAGCAAATCCAGTTCAAGCACAAGGATTTAATTTAGATAAACAGCTTAAATCTAGTCCCGTCAACCCCAGACATACTAGTAATCAAGCACTTAACCTCATCAAAAAAGATAAACAAACAACTACCTCTTTAACGACTGTTAAAGTCAATAAACCTCCTAAAACCATAGATTTAAATAGTAACTTACCAGAAGAAACAGTACATATAGTTAAATTTGGAGATACAATCAATGAAATAGCCGCGAGTTATCGAGTCTCTCCCCAAGAATTAGCTAGTATTAATCAAATTTCTAATCCTGAACTGATCGAAGTCAATCAACGTTTAGTTATTCCTAAAGCACCTAAACCAACAGCGGAAGTAGCTACACCCCCAACTCAAGATCCTCATCTCACCAGATTAAGAGCGGAGGTTATCAGATTACGACAAGAACATCAAAGACCAGAAAATACCCCTGTACAGTTAGTAAGTGTTACTAAAACCGAAACCAAAACAGCAGAACCAATATCACCAATTTTAGCCAAATTTAGAGAAGACGTAGTCAGACTGCGCAAACAGTACGAAAGTGAACAACCAGAACAACCCTCGATAATTGCTAGTGTACAACCTTCTGATGTAGGAACAACAGAAACGGAAATAGTCGCCCGTCAACCCAATATACCCGAATTACCTCCCTTACTTGCTCCCGAAGAATACTTACCAGAAACACCCCCCAATCTAGAAGTATTCGATGGTTATATTTGGCCGGCCAAGGGAGTATTTACTTCAGGTTTTGGTTGGCGCTGGGGAAGAATGCACCAAGGGATAGATATCGCCGGACCAATTGGTACACCTATTCACGCTGCAGCTTCAGGAGAGGTTATCTATGCAGGTTGGCACGCTTATGGTTATGGTAATTTAGTTAAAATTCGTCATTATAACGGCAGCGTTACCCTTTACGCTCATAATAATCGCCTTTTAGTGCGTCGAGGTCAAACCGTAGAACAGGGTCAACAAATCGCTGAGATGGGTAGCACTGGCTATAGCACAGGTCCTCATTTACATTTTGAGATCCATCCCTATCAACAAGGACCTGTTAACCCTCTAGCTCATTTACCTTCACGATAA
- a CDS encoding glycosyltransferase family 1 protein produces the protein MKIALFTETFLPKVDGIVTRLRHTVEHLQRQGHQVLLFSPEGGITEYKGAKIQGVPGIPLPLYPELKLALPRPAIGTALAEFQPDLIHVVNPAVLGLAGLYYGKTLNIPLVASYHTHLPQYLQHYGLGALEGLLWELLKAGHNQASLNLCTSSAMVEELTKHGIERVDLWQKGVDTEMFQPHLASTSMRDRLSQGYPEAPLLLYVGRVSAEKEIEQIKPVLAAIPGARLAIVGDGPNREALTAHFADTPTHFVGYLQGLELASAYASADAFVFPSRTETLGLVLLEAMAAGCPVVAARSGGIPDIVTDGVNGYMFDPNDPDGAIAATQKLLSTETEREQMRARARAEAQRWSWSAATRQLVNYYQDVLNNNSFSAAA, from the coding sequence ATGAAAATCGCCTTATTTACAGAAACCTTTTTACCCAAAGTCGATGGTATAGTTACCAGATTGCGTCATACAGTAGAACACCTGCAAAGACAGGGACACCAAGTTTTACTATTCTCTCCCGAAGGAGGTATCACCGAGTATAAAGGAGCAAAAATTCAGGGAGTTCCCGGAATTCCTTTACCATTGTATCCTGAGTTAAAATTAGCCTTACCACGACCTGCTATTGGTACTGCTTTAGCTGAATTTCAACCAGATTTAATTCACGTAGTTAACCCCGCGGTGTTGGGTTTAGCAGGGTTATACTATGGCAAAACTCTGAATATTCCTTTAGTAGCTTCATATCATACTCATTTACCACAATATTTACAGCACTATGGTTTAGGTGCTCTAGAAGGTTTATTATGGGAATTACTCAAAGCAGGACATAATCAAGCCAGTCTCAATCTCTGTACCTCTAGCGCAATGGTGGAGGAATTAACCAAACACGGTATCGAAAGAGTAGATCTCTGGCAAAAAGGGGTAGATACAGAAATGTTTCAACCACATTTAGCTTCTACCTCCATGCGCGATCGCCTCTCCCAAGGATACCCGGAAGCACCCTTATTACTCTACGTGGGGAGAGTATCCGCAGAAAAAGAAATAGAACAGATTAAACCCGTCTTAGCAGCTATCCCTGGTGCGCGTTTAGCGATTGTAGGTGATGGACCAAACCGAGAAGCTTTAACCGCACATTTTGCTGATACTCCTACTCACTTTGTGGGATATCTCCAGGGGTTAGAATTAGCTTCGGCTTACGCTAGCGCTGATGCTTTTGTTTTCCCTTCTCGCACTGAAACCCTAGGACTAGTGTTATTAGAGGCGATGGCGGCAGGATGTCCTGTAGTAGCTGCTCGTTCTGGAGGGATACCCGATATCGTTACCGATGGGGTAAACGGTTACATGTTTGACCCGAATGACCCAGATGGGGCGATCGCCGCTACCCAGAAATTACTATCTACAGAGACAGAAAGAGAACAAATGCGCGCTCGCGCTCGCGCTGAAGCCCAGCGCTGGAGTTGGTCTGCTGCTACTCGTCAGTTAGTCAATTACTATCAAGATGTCCTCAATAATAATTCTTTTTCTGCTGCTGCTTAG
- a CDS encoding NAD-dependent epimerase/dehydratase family protein, with protein MKVLVIGGDGYCGWATALHLSNKGYEVGVLDSLVRRHWDNQLGVDTLTPIAPIHTRIKRWRDLTGKSIDLLVGDITDYGFLSKALHEFEPEAIVHFGEQRSAPYSMIDREHAVVTQVNNVVGTLNLLYAMKSDFPDCHLVKLGTMGEYGTPNIDIEEGYITIEHNGRKDTLPYPKQPGSFYHLSKVHDSHNIHFACKIWGLRATDLNQGVVYGVLTEETGMDELLLNRLDYDGVFGTALNRFCIQAAIGHPLTVYGTGGQTRAFLDIRDTVRCVELAIANPADVGQFRVFNQFTEAFSVGDLALMVQKAGSAMGLKVEINNLDNPRVELEEHYFNPKNTKLLDLGLQPHYLSDSLLDSLLNFAVKYKDRVDLEQILPKVSWRR; from the coding sequence ATGAAAGTACTAGTTATTGGTGGTGATGGTTATTGCGGTTGGGCAACCGCGCTACACCTGTCTAACAAAGGATATGAAGTAGGGGTATTAGATAGTTTAGTACGACGTCATTGGGATAATCAACTCGGTGTAGATACGTTGACTCCTATCGCTCCTATTCACACTAGAATTAAAAGATGGCGTGATTTAACGGGTAAATCTATTGATTTGCTAGTTGGCGACATTACAGACTACGGTTTTTTAAGTAAAGCACTACATGAGTTTGAACCAGAAGCGATCGTCCATTTTGGGGAACAACGATCCGCACCTTATTCGATGATTGATCGTGAACACGCGGTTGTAACTCAAGTTAATAATGTTGTTGGTACTCTCAATCTCCTCTACGCGATGAAGTCTGATTTTCCCGATTGTCACCTAGTTAAATTAGGAACAATGGGAGAATACGGGACACCCAATATTGATATCGAGGAAGGATATATCACGATTGAACACAATGGACGTAAAGATACTTTACCCTATCCTAAACAACCAGGTAGTTTTTATCATTTAAGTAAAGTCCACGATAGTCATAATATCCATTTTGCTTGTAAAATTTGGGGTTTAAGAGCTACAGATTTAAACCAAGGGGTAGTCTATGGAGTACTTACCGAAGAAACGGGAATGGATGAATTGCTACTCAACCGGTTAGACTATGATGGTGTCTTTGGTACTGCTTTAAACCGTTTTTGTATCCAAGCGGCGATTGGTCATCCTCTGACAGTATATGGTACAGGTGGACAAACCAGAGCGTTTTTGGATATTCGTGATACCGTACGTTGCGTAGAATTGGCGATCGCTAATCCTGCTGATGTTGGACAATTTCGCGTGTTTAACCAATTTACCGAAGCATTCAGCGTAGGTGATTTAGCCTTAATGGTGCAAAAAGCTGGTTCAGCAATGGGGTTAAAAGTAGAAATCAATAATCTAGACAATCCCCGTGTAGAATTAGAAGAACATTATTTCAACCCCAAAAACACCAAGTTATTAGACTTAGGTTTACAACCCCATTATCTCTCTGATTCCTTACTTGATTCTTTACTCAATTTTGCGGTTAAATACAAGGATCGGGTTGATTTAGAACAAATCCTACCAAAAGTTAGTTGGAGAAGATAA
- a CDS encoding ribonuclease D — translation MSLANLQVCERDLPPSILSSYLNSEAIAIDTETMGLNLGRDRLCLVQLCDSTGNVTAIPIAIGQQEAPNLKQLLEAEHILKIFHYARFDVAQLRYRLGIETQPIFCTKIASKLARTYTSSHGLKSLVQELEGVELDKSLGSSDWGNPDNLSPEQLQYAGNDVLYLHSLSRKLTAMLKREGRWELAQQCFGCIPVFVSLDLRQYKDIFEH, via the coding sequence ATGTCTCTAGCTAACTTGCAAGTTTGTGAACGGGATTTACCCCCCTCTATCCTCTCTTCCTACCTTAACTCCGAAGCGATCGCTATTGATACGGAAACCATGGGCTTAAATCTGGGGCGCGATCGCCTCTGTTTGGTACAATTGTGCGATTCTACTGGTAATGTTACCGCTATTCCCATCGCTATCGGTCAACAAGAAGCACCCAATTTAAAACAATTACTCGAAGCTGAACATATCCTCAAAATCTTTCATTACGCTCGTTTTGACGTAGCTCAATTACGTTATCGTTTAGGTATTGAAACTCAACCTATTTTCTGTACTAAAATTGCTAGTAAACTCGCTCGTACCTACACTTCTAGTCATGGTTTAAAAAGTCTCGTACAAGAATTAGAAGGAGTGGAGTTAGATAAATCTTTGGGAAGTTCCGATTGGGGTAACCCTGATAATCTCTCCCCTGAACAATTACAATACGCAGGTAACGATGTACTCTATTTACATAGTCTTTCCCGTAAATTAACCGCCATGCTTAAACGAGAGGGACGTTGGGAATTAGCACAACAATGCTTTGGGTGTATCCCTGTATTTGTTTCTTTAGATTTAAGGCAGTATAAAGATATCTTTGAACATTAA
- a CDS encoding CAP domain-containing protein — protein sequence MLLSCQLVFWSKPLYSQSFSALELSVHEQVNQYRASLGLNSLELNEDISNAARVHSQDMAGGIVPFSHDGFEQRVEVISSTIPYRRVAENVAYNQGYDDPVTVAVEGWIDSPGHQQNMVGDFNLTGVGVAKDDEDKYYFTQIFILKP from the coding sequence ATGTTGCTGAGTTGTCAATTGGTTTTTTGGAGTAAACCTCTTTACTCTCAATCCTTTTCAGCTCTAGAATTGTCGGTACATGAACAAGTAAATCAATATCGCGCTTCTTTGGGGTTGAATTCCTTAGAATTAAATGAGGATATCTCTAATGCGGCGAGAGTTCATTCTCAAGACATGGCAGGGGGGATTGTACCTTTTAGTCATGATGGTTTTGAACAACGTGTGGAGGTCATCTCCTCTACTATTCCTTATCGTAGGGTTGCTGAAAATGTGGCTTATAATCAAGGTTATGATGATCCAGTTACCGTAGCTGTAGAGGGTTGGATTGATAGTCCCGGTCATCAGCAAAATATGGTGGGTGATTTTAATCTCACAGGTGTAGGAGTGGCTAAAGATGACGAAGATAAGTATTATTTTACTCAGATATTTATTTTGAAACCCTAA